A genomic window from Sulfurospirillum multivorans DSM 12446 includes:
- the trpS gene encoding tryptophan--tRNA ligase, with translation MRVLTGIQPSGALHIGNYFGAIKQMVDLQEKSDLFIFIPNYHALTSLKDGVALKNNTLDAAINFMSLGIDPTKATLWAQSDVKEVLELYWVLSGYTPMGLLERAHGYKDKVAKGIAANHSLFSYPVLMAADILLYDAEVIPVGKDQIQHVEITRDIAIKFNNEFGDIFKVPDFKVDDNVATVPGLDGAKMSKSYGNTIDIFCTEKELKKATSRIVTDSTPMEEPKDYLTCNVFALAKLFLEKDEVVALQARYQKGGEGYGHFKAYLATLIWDYFAQAREKRAYYVAHKEEVFAILDEGAAKARAIASEKMRVVRDLVGIYR, from the coding sequence ATGAGAGTATTAACAGGCATTCAACCCTCTGGTGCACTTCACATAGGCAACTATTTTGGTGCGATCAAGCAAATGGTCGATCTTCAAGAAAAAAGCGACCTTTTTATCTTCATTCCTAATTACCACGCGCTCACCTCACTTAAAGATGGCGTGGCACTCAAAAACAATACCCTTGATGCGGCAATTAATTTTATGAGTCTTGGCATTGACCCGACCAAAGCGACCTTATGGGCACAATCCGATGTCAAAGAGGTGTTGGAGCTTTACTGGGTACTCTCTGGCTACACGCCGATGGGTCTGTTGGAACGTGCACACGGCTACAAAGACAAAGTCGCAAAAGGCATCGCAGCCAATCACTCTCTCTTTTCCTATCCTGTTTTGATGGCAGCGGATATTTTGCTCTACGACGCCGAAGTGATTCCTGTGGGCAAAGATCAGATTCAACACGTTGAGATTACGCGCGATATTGCGATTAAATTCAACAATGAGTTTGGTGACATCTTTAAAGTGCCTGACTTCAAAGTCGATGACAATGTGGCAACGGTTCCAGGTTTGGACGGTGCTAAAATGAGCAAAAGCTATGGCAACACGATTGATATCTTCTGCACCGAAAAAGAGCTCAAAAAAGCGACGTCACGCATTGTGACTGACTCAACGCCAATGGAAGAGCCAAAAGATTATCTTACATGTAACGTGTTTGCGTTGGCTAAACTCTTTTTGGAAAAGGACGAAGTAGTTGCATTGCAGGCACGCTATCAAAAAGGTGGCGAGGGATATGGGCATTTTAAAGCGTATCTTGCCACACTCATTTGGGACTATTTTGCGCAGGCTCGTGAAAAAAGAGCCTATTATGTAGCGCATAAAGAGGAAGTATTCGCTATTTTAGATGAGGGAGCTGCAAAAGCGCGTGCCATTGCCTCTGAGAAAATGCGTGTTGTTCGTGATCTTGTTGGAATTTATCGTTAA
- the serS gene encoding serine--tRNA ligase, translating to MLDIKLIQNDFESVAQSLRKKKVDESLLEELRAISLELKSARLVLEPLQAEQNSKSKLFGVYAKEGKDVSALKAELSENKAKIADAQEVVRALEEKLEALATIIPNMPSPLVPDGEDENDNVELKRVLEPRVFSFTPKEHWDIDSAQNWIDFERGVKLAKSRFSVLKNKAARLERALINYMLDFNRTRGFVEVAVPYIVNRETLMGTGQLPKFEDDLFKIEGEDLFLIPTAEVPVTNLFRDEILTKEELPLKMTAYSACFRKEAGSAGKDTRGMIRQHQFDKVELVCITTPEQSEAVFEEMLTCASDLLTSLGLPHRHLMLCGGDLGFSAAKTVDLEVWLPGQNRYREISSVSNTFDFQARRAKIRFKDEGKNRLAHTLNGSSLAVGRTLIAIMENYQMEDGTVSIPDVLKKYM from the coding sequence ATGTTAGATATTAAACTCATACAAAATGATTTTGAAAGTGTTGCACAAAGCCTCAGAAAGAAAAAAGTCGATGAGAGCCTTTTAGAAGAGCTTCGAGCCATTTCGTTGGAACTTAAAAGTGCACGTCTTGTTTTAGAGCCGCTTCAAGCAGAACAAAATTCTAAAAGTAAACTCTTTGGTGTGTATGCGAAAGAGGGAAAAGATGTTAGCGCGCTTAAAGCGGAACTCTCAGAGAATAAAGCAAAAATAGCTGATGCGCAAGAGGTCGTACGTGCATTGGAAGAGAAACTGGAAGCGTTAGCCACTATCATTCCAAACATGCCCTCTCCTCTTGTGCCTGATGGCGAAGATGAGAATGACAATGTAGAACTCAAGCGTGTACTTGAGCCAAGAGTTTTTTCCTTTACACCCAAAGAGCATTGGGATATTGACAGTGCGCAAAATTGGATCGATTTTGAGCGTGGTGTTAAACTGGCTAAGAGTCGTTTCAGTGTGTTGAAAAATAAAGCGGCACGACTGGAACGCGCTTTGATTAATTACATGCTTGATTTTAACCGAACACGAGGCTTCGTTGAAGTCGCCGTTCCTTACATTGTAAATCGTGAAACGCTTATGGGAACAGGACAACTGCCAAAATTTGAAGATGATCTCTTTAAAATTGAGGGCGAAGATCTCTTTTTGATTCCAACGGCGGAAGTGCCTGTGACCAATCTTTTTAGAGATGAGATTCTCACAAAAGAAGAACTCCCTCTTAAAATGACCGCCTATTCTGCTTGTTTTAGAAAAGAGGCTGGTAGTGCTGGCAAAGATACGCGCGGTATGATTCGTCAACACCAATTTGACAAAGTAGAATTGGTCTGCATCACGACACCTGAACAAAGCGAAGCGGTTTTTGAGGAGATGCTTACATGTGCCTCCGATCTTCTCACCTCCCTTGGACTTCCACATCGTCATTTGATGCTTTGTGGTGGTGATCTTGGCTTTAGTGCCGCCAAAACGGTGGATCTTGAAGTCTGGCTTCCAGGTCAAAATAGGTACCGTGAAATTAGCTCCGTCTCTAACACGTTTGATTTTCAAGCAAGACGGGCGAAAATTCGTTTTAAAGACGAGGGTAAAAACCGTTTAGCGCACACACTCAATGGCTCTTCCTTAGCCGTGGGTCGAACGCTTATTGCCATTATGGAAAACTACCAAATGGAAGATGGTACTGTCTCCATTCCAGACGTTTTGAAAAAGTACATGTAA